The sequence below is a genomic window from Coffea arabica cultivar ET-39 chromosome 4c, Coffea Arabica ET-39 HiFi, whole genome shotgun sequence.
CTTCATGCAATTCTTAAAAATGCATTCCATATAACTATTGACTGGAGTACTAAGATTTGGACTCGCTTTAAAGATAGATTGGCATATCACTTAATCACAATATTCTTGCTCCAACTTTGGGCATTGAAGATGTTAATCTTCAGTGCAGGCtgacctaaaaaaaaaaaagactacaaTATCATCCCCGATCGAGCTATAAAGTAGTTAAAGCCCGCCAGCAGCTTTTGATTGGTTTGAATCTCCCTGTGTGTTTAAACAAATTTGGTGGGATCAATTAGTTTAAAGAAATTAATTTGAGTCAAAATCTATCTAACCAAAACGGAAATGGAACGAAATGTATTCGGAAAATCAGTTTCAGGCAGCCCACAGCTCCAGTGGCATACAGTACGTGCAACCTGAATACTTTTGGACTAGCATTAGCTATTTAAGCAGAAGATGGAAGCCATTTTCTACATCCTCAAACACTCAATCTTTACTTGGTTAAGTGAAAAGCTAAGAAGTAGCTCTAATGACGAACACGTCAGTACTCTTCATCCTTTCATTCCTTGTAATATTTTCCATTTCCACAAACTTCTTCTCTTCAGCTGCTGAAGCACCCGAGCCAGTGCTCGATGTGGCTGGAAAGATGCTTCGAACTTACCTCAACTACTACATACTACCAGCCAATGTCTTCCGGGGCAGATACAGAGGTGGAGGACTTACACTATCGGGCATCGGCAATGACACTTGCCCAGctggtgtttttcaagaaacgTCTCAACAAATAAATGGCATCCCTTTGACATTTTTCCCTGTGAACCCGAAGAAAGGTGTGGTTCGTGTCTCCACAGACTTAAACATCAAATTCGATTATCCAGATACCTGTGACGAATCTCCAGTTTGGAGCGTTGATAATTATGTTTATCCATCGGATGACAGCTTTGTTAACATCGGCGGAGTTGTTGGAAATCCTGGTCCTGAGACTTTAAGCAGTTGgttcaagattcaaaaatttGGCTATCGTGATTACAAGCTTGTTTTTTGTCCCACAGTATGCAGCTATTGTGATGTTATTTGCAAAGATGTTGGCATAACATACCAGGATGGGAAAAGACGTTTGTCCCTGACAACTGATTATCCACACAGGGTCGTATTCCAGCAAGCATAAAGATGAGATTCTAGCCGTGTTAATGCACTTTGGATGCATTGTAATACAATAGTCTTTCTACAAAGATATGAATAATATTAGTAATAAGGAAGCCTCCCTGAAAATATGGGAGGAAACCATGTAATAATGAAGCATTAAAGTGCTTGTGTTGATGAATAAGCAAGAAAAATGTCTGAAAGTTGGCCTTTTGCTGTTTTTAAGGTTCATAATAAGATAATTATAACTAATAGAGAACGAGGGTTACTTTTAACttggtaaattttatttttcagttCTTGCTAAATGTCtaagaatgatttttttttttgtccgaAAAGATCTGTATAATTCTCACGTCGTTCAGAATTTGGAAAGCAGAATGAAGCCATCGTTGGTTGACAGCTAGCTTCTAGTTTACTTGTTCGTTGTCTGTTTAACAAAGTGTCTAATGTTTGTCATCACTCTACATGTAAAAGAGAATGAATACGGCAATTATC
It includes:
- the LOC140004894 gene encoding kunitz trypsin inhibitor 5-like, with product MTNTSVLFILSFLVIFSISTNFFSSAAEAPEPVLDVAGKMLRTYLNYYILPANVFRGRYRGGGLTLSGIGNDTCPAGVFQETSQQINGIPLTFFPVNPKKGVVRVSTDLNIKFDYPDTCDESPVWSVDNYVYPSDDSFVNIGGVVGNPGPETLSSWFKIQKFGYRDYKLVFCPTVCSYCDVICKDVGITYQDGKRRLSLTTDYPHRVVFQQA